The following proteins are encoded in a genomic region of Paenibacillus sp. FSL H3-0469:
- a CDS encoding tripartite tricarboxylate transporter substrate binding protein, with protein sequence MDLKRSTQIGLWTAAAAALVLLILRIGNPADGGSGQETAGTGYPGRPITLLVPYAAGGGTDATARALATAAEKVLGQPVIVVNRTGGGGSVGLMEGANAKGDGYTVTFLPAELTILPHLGLLPITYERFKPIAQTNFDPSAITVRQDAPWQDVNEFLDFAKAHPEELKMGNAGTGSIWHLAAVTLERETGVKFAHIPFEGAGPAVSALMDGFVDAVPVSPAEVKKYVDEGKLRMLAVNADKRSEALPDVPTLEEQTGIHVNFTGTWRGLAVPKDTPDAIAEVLAGAFIKGTEDREFREYMNSNGLGLLVKDGKAFAKQLKESDDLFAAMIPELGLSRK encoded by the coding sequence ATGGATTTGAAACGATCAACTCAAATAGGGCTATGGACAGCAGCTGCAGCAGCTTTGGTCCTGTTGATTCTTAGAATCGGTAATCCTGCAGATGGCGGCTCGGGCCAGGAGACTGCCGGCACCGGTTATCCCGGACGGCCCATCACACTGCTTGTGCCATATGCCGCAGGAGGAGGAACGGACGCCACCGCGCGAGCGCTCGCCACCGCGGCAGAGAAGGTGCTGGGCCAGCCGGTAATTGTGGTTAACCGCACCGGCGGCGGGGGCTCCGTAGGACTGATGGAAGGCGCGAATGCGAAGGGAGACGGCTATACCGTTACTTTTTTGCCGGCCGAGCTGACGATTCTTCCGCATCTGGGGTTATTGCCGATTACCTATGAGAGATTCAAACCGATCGCTCAAACGAATTTTGATCCTTCCGCCATCACCGTAAGACAGGACGCGCCATGGCAGGACGTTAATGAATTTCTCGACTTTGCGAAAGCGCATCCAGAGGAACTGAAAATGGGAAACGCAGGCACGGGGAGCATTTGGCACTTGGCCGCCGTAACCCTGGAACGGGAGACCGGTGTGAAGTTCGCGCATATTCCCTTTGAAGGTGCAGGGCCGGCCGTCTCCGCCTTAATGGACGGATTCGTGGATGCGGTACCGGTCAGTCCCGCCGAGGTGAAGAAGTATGTGGATGAAGGCAAGCTGCGGATGCTGGCAGTCAATGCCGATAAGCGCTCAGAGGCGCTGCCGGATGTGCCAACCCTGGAAGAGCAGACCGGCATACACGTGAACTTCACGGGAACATGGAGAGGACTGGCTGTGCCGAAGGATACGCCGGATGCGATTGCGGAGGTATTAGCCGGGGCATTTATCAAAGGGACTGAAGACAGGGAATTCCGCGAATATATGAACTCGAACGGGCTGGGGCTGCTGGTGAAGGACGGCAAAGCCTTTGCGAAGCAGCTCAAGGAGAGCGATGATCTGTTCGCCGCCATGATTCCCGAGCTTGGACTAAGCCGCAAGTAG